The Dreissena polymorpha isolate Duluth1 chromosome 2, UMN_Dpol_1.0, whole genome shotgun sequence nucleotide sequence CGACGAATAAATATCGTTATATTTGGTGGcgataaatttaaacaaattaaaggaCTTTAAAGGAGGTGTATGACGTAGTTTTTTTTTCTCGAATACaaaccagcttttcaccttacctgacctctgtaactgtccaataaaattcaaataaaatttcccgcggcttgttcagaatgaatacacttcagttatcccataggctgatatgagcataccatcagaacattggaaacatgtccgcgtctttgtaacactgttttactgcgtgttcagcatgaaacaattttatctctaatgaaaaggcttaatagatagaacaattttacactcaatctcgacatcaatacagtttgtgcgtccaccttttattttcagaggcaacagcgtttttacttaaaggtTATGTTCTCATGTTAGTACTGACTTTCATAttcctatcaacatgttaacatgtaaaagtataaaaagcagtggaagcgtggcctcactttaatgcattgcatttcaacccgcgagttatcagggtttatttacaggtcatcgctgagtccgaagacgcttatgtgctgagctgagttcgtggccagtttgttatataatatagaccctatccgtgaactaggtgaactgagattttctttagaccacaaaatatattaaatgaagatattcagcgatataattatggtatgtcaataatagattctctatgtgttttcaacaataccatgataaatattatttttaattaatttaacaagaattattccactataTTGCCTAATGTaataagcatgagcgcgatgattctcgatactgctgttaataatcgaatcaaaaagcaatgccctgcaaaccactaaaacaggtttgttcgaagaacgcgcgtataaatatttaaaatatgtacggatacttcgcgtgtggccggttgactcatatgtttaaatttcacttccattcttcatttggttttctgttttgtatctataggtttatgaccagcaaaatgtaattatgtaaaataagccgcgaaaactccgcgtaacatcacgtattgcgtgtgatccagctaagaactgcacagaaaaagacattcgctatccttggtcTCATTTTTTGAACTCTACCTTTCACGaactcaaaccacaatcaacgccgtatatcttttttaaagatatttcttgttaataatacaaaatgaaaccGTTTCAATATATGCATAAACACGGTTTAAAAATAacgttaaaatgataaaaaaatccgTTTTACTAAAACGTGCGTATTATACTAAAAGTATAGACAGagttaaaaatacaaaacaacattcaTAACATGAAATGAACACTTTCTTTTTGAAATTCACCAAAATTATGCCCATTTAATATATGATGCCTTATTCAAATTCACTTAATACGGAGTTTAGAAAATAATTGGTTacgaatttaattttaattaattgctgCCGAATTTAGTGGTAGAGTTGAACATTAGCTCGATTATTAAACTTATAAACTTAAAAGAGGAAGTTataaaaaacaagtttaaacTAAATCAAAGATAGCAGAATGCCTCTGTTTGGTATTGAGAAATATTACTCGCTCGTTCTTTTATATGGGAACTTGGTTAGGTATGTAAATTGACTTAATTATGTAGATTTTCACGTGTTTGTTTACATCAATTTCATGcaataagtaaaaaataaaactcAAAATGccttttgaacaaataaaaaatgtgttttcgttgtaaatgttttgttaaattggaTTCCTTTTAAAACATGTGTAGATTCATGAAATCTACTTGCTATGCTATGTTTATGTAAAGTAAATTTATGAATAAGGGCTTTGAAGCATTTCACTTtgcatttttacattattttacccAAATTTATATGCTCAGTTATTTGACAGAGCCTTGACTTcccatttatttcatttaaattataatatattgcaagttaacatttatataagagtcattaaaaacaaatatctaATCATGTAATGACTTCAATACTAAAATACAAATTGTATAGAATTTAAAGCATACATAAACATTTACACCATCTGTATTTGATCTGTATGCGCAGAAACtttaaacttattatttataaGCCAATAACACGAATTTGAAGTACTAAAACATAAGAAGTCAGTATCCATGGTTTTACCAGAGAAGTTTGATAGCTGTCTTCAGATTGACAGTTATTATAATTCGACACTGTTAAATGATGATGTTAACATACTATTGAGTGTAACATGATCtgacaaatattttaacaaatgtatttacatgtataatttaCTGTACTTTTTTGGATATCATGATAGAATTAATTAAGATAATCTGTTTGACTATTgactatgtttttttttcttttcagactCATGTTTATCCAGTGTGGTTATTTTGAAAGCATTTGGCAATTAATAATTCACGTACTCCATGAAATTGttgtaaatgtataaataaatggtatttcaacataaaatgtttgCCAGTTTATGTTGACATATCCgacaaatatattgattaaataaaggTGTTATCTAAAAACTACGCAAATGCATACCGCAGCCACAGATTTAATCGTTAGATAAGAGAAAGCGTGTTTTAATGGACCAGAGAGGAATATGTTCATACATGTTTGAATGATTGAATGTTATAATTCATTGACTTAAACTTGTAAGTGCATCAAATAAAATGGCAACATCAAAATCAAGAAAATCAATATGTGATCTTCATTCCAATGAAGAGGCCACGGTGATGTGTCTGAAACATCATCAACTCATGTGCCTTGATTGCGTTCTTGAACAGAAACATAAACTCCATGACTGCATCATAAAAGGAATCGAAAAACTACTCCCCAGTGAAAAATACCAGTATGAACTCATACTCTTAAGACGTGGACTGGTTGATAAAAAGCTTGCAGTAGCTCAACATACAACACAAGTTGGTAAGAAGCGAGAAGATTTGAAGGATGAAGTTGAAAAACATTTTCAGGAACTGGTACAGAAATTGCAAGACATAAAGAAGGACAGCCTGAAAGATCTGGAGGAGCAAGCAAAGATTCTCCACGACCGTGATTTGTTTGAGATGAAACAAATTGAAGAAATAGAACTGCATGTCAAAACCAACATTGAGAAGTTGGATGATATAAGCCATGGAACGCATGATGACGAGCTACAAGAACTACGCAGGAAGGAAGAGACACTCATACCTGAAATTTGTCCATCTGCAGTTCGAGGATATTTTTCTCCATATGTGATACTTGATTGCAATACAAAGAGTttgggaaaaattgagttttttgaCATAGATTCCACGGTGTCTTCCTCTGATGACTACTTACGCCCAAAGTCATATACAGAACAAACTGTGTCAGCAGTTGTTGCACAAAGTTTGCAATCTAACGTTGTTTCTGATATTGTAAACACATCCGGAATACACATTACAAGCACGACGGAAACTCCTCCAGTAATTGGTCCAAAGCCAAAACCAAGACAAAAATCCAAGGATCTGGATAGAGGTAGCAATGAACATGCCAAACTTTTACCAACTGATGCTACACAAGACATGACAGATTTTCCAGCACTTCCTACTGTTGGAAAGTCTGATGTACGGAATATgggaattaaagaaaaaaataaacttcGTACAATATCAAAAGATTTACAGGACATTCCAAAACCTGACTTTGAGAAACTCAAAGACAAAACGGTTAAACTTGAAAGCGGTAAAAAGATGTCATTGCCAAAGGCAGTAAGCTTTACAGAAGTAGTTATCACTGACTTACACAATATTATTTTACTGGACAAAACAGGTAACATCATTGTCATGGCTGATTTCAGTGGGCAGGTAAAATGTTCCAAAGATGTGCGTGGAGCTCAAAGACTAGTTTGTATGCAAGACGGCTGTTTTGCAATTTTCAACGGAAAGAAAATCCAAATGTATGGAACGTCATCAGATAATTTCATACCAAGCAAGAAAAAGATTGAAGGGTTAAAAAATGAGATCCCATATATGACAGGCTTCAATTATAACTGCCAGACTAAACAGTTTGCTGTCAGTGGCCTGGACAAGAATGCTGAAATGAAGGTGATATTTGTCAAAGACTCTGGTGAAAAGGATGCTAGTGTACTACTATACAAACAAACACAGCCATACGACTTTAACATGATCCGAACAACGTACAGCTTTGACGCAAATAAACTTTTTTGCATGAACATTGAAAAGAAATCCATGAAATGTGTAGCCTGTGACACCAAAATACTTGACTGGGCTCAAAAATGCTCTGACGGCGATTTCTGTCCAAGAGAGATGACACTTCGTGGAAACTTGCTCCTTGTCACTAGCCCATCGTGCATATTCATTTTCTCGAAGAACGACGGGGAAACGAAAAAGAAAATTCCCACTGAGACATTGCTCAGGGATATTCATGGCATTTGTTTCATAGAGGAAGAGCAGCTTGCCGTCGTCACCTCTATCTCAAAAGACCGCGATGCTTCCCTGACCCTGGGATTTGTCTCCATTTAGATAGTCTTTATTACATGGCAACGAGCTGTTGGAGCATTGTGTTGTAAGAAATGGATTCCAATGTTTTTATGAGTCGACTCAACTAATAATAGTACGTACATTATACGGTTAACAGTGTTTGAGAGTAGTTTGCAACAAATATCATAATACAATCTGCTGCTAGTGTTGGGAGGAAGCCTTTCATTATAAGggtaaaatgaataattttaaagTTCAACAAACCTTTGAATTTAAAATCAAAGGAGTTCCCAGAGTTTTTCAGTTCAACTTCAAAAGAACGTTCCTGCTGAAGCACTGGTATAGAAACTTCGTAATATCAACTTCGTAATTGGAGAGAGCAGCTTACATCGGTAAACTCTTTTGCAGAAGACATGCAAAGTGCATCTCGGATGCTCGGATTTGTCTTGCCTTCTGCTGAATTGTTATTCTGTTTCTGTTACCGTATTGGTTAGTCTGTGTCTTGACTTTTTATGTTATGGTagtgtgttttttcataaataaaatgtatttaataattgttagatgTGATTTGCATAGACTTGTTTGTCCTTTTGttgattttcattttgttttgtttgatatttttaatgtacctaatgttatgttttattattgttttcgaATACCCTATATACTTGTGTATGCTTACTGTAGGTAAATTATTTT carries:
- the LOC127869053 gene encoding uncharacterized protein LOC127869053, with product MATSKSRKSICDLHSNEEATVMCLKHHQLMCLDCVLEQKHKLHDCIIKGIEKLLPSEKYQYELILLRRGLVDKKLAVAQHTTQVGKKREDLKDEVEKHFQELVQKLQDIKKDSLKDLEEQAKILHDRDLFEMKQIEEIELHVKTNIEKLDDISHGTHDDELQELRRKEETLIPEICPSAVRGYFSPYVILDCNTKSLGKIEFFDIDSTVSSSDDYLRPKSYTEQTVSAVVAQSLQSNVVSDIVNTSGIHITSTTETPPVIGPKPKPRQKSKDLDRGSNEHAKLLPTDATQDMTDFPALPTVGKSDVRNMGIKEKNKLRTISKDLQDIPKPDFEKLKDKTVKLESGKKMSLPKAVSFTEVVITDLHNIILLDKTGNIIVMADFSGQVKCSKDVRGAQRLVCMQDGCFAIFNGKKIQMYGTSSDNFIPSKKKIEGLKNEIPYMTGFNYNCQTKQFAVSGLDKNAEMKVIFVKDSGEKDASVLLYKQTQPYDFNMIRTTYSFDANKLFCMNIEKKSMKCVACDTKILDWAQKCSDGDFCPREMTLRGNLLLVTSPSCIFIFSKNDGETKKKIPTETLLRDIHGICFIEEEQLAVVTSISKDRDASLTLGFVSI